A single genomic interval of Clostridia bacterium harbors:
- a CDS encoding AI-2E family transporter has protein sequence MTARRRQMWLDALIVLATLLAGIALCAAVVAAARLVAHTLLVLVLAVVLAVLLNPLVARLQEQRASRALAVALVVVAAVLFLTGLALALLRPLITQVGELSQALPEYVAAAKAAAPAWQERLAELGLRLDLDKVWPQITSRLEAVGLQALSRLGDVIGQIGGAAADVVLVAVLTIYLMLDGPRLARGLRAWVPASHRARYDEIARITGRLLGAYVRGQIMLAFILGVLAGIGTWFLGVPYAALIGLLAGLFELVPMVGPVLGAIPAVLLALLVSWRTALYVVIYFILIQQLEGHVLVPRVTGHAVGLRPSVAIVTLLGGFELAGLWGALFAVPAAGILSAVVGALWGPGARQPGAGGADGAGTADEARDAPAPASAPNAEGAAPGGGDAPGEGVTGPA, from the coding sequence TTGACGGCCCGGCGCCGTCAAATGTGGTTGGACGCTCTGATCGTCCTGGCGACGCTCCTGGCGGGGATCGCGCTCTGCGCGGCGGTCGTCGCGGCGGCGCGGCTCGTGGCGCACACGCTGCTCGTGCTCGTGCTGGCCGTGGTGCTGGCCGTGCTCTTGAACCCGCTCGTCGCGCGCCTGCAGGAGCAGAGGGCGAGCCGCGCGCTGGCCGTCGCGCTCGTCGTCGTGGCCGCGGTCTTGTTCCTCACCGGGCTGGCGCTGGCGCTGCTGCGGCCGCTCATCACGCAGGTGGGGGAGCTGAGCCAGGCCCTGCCGGAGTACGTCGCGGCGGCGAAGGCTGCGGCGCCCGCGTGGCAGGAGCGGTTGGCGGAACTCGGCCTGCGGCTGGACCTGGACAAGGTGTGGCCCCAGATCACCTCGCGCCTGGAGGCCGTGGGGTTGCAGGCGCTGTCGCGCCTGGGCGACGTCATCGGCCAGATCGGCGGGGCGGCGGCGGATGTCGTGCTCGTGGCCGTGCTCACGATCTACCTGATGCTCGATGGCCCGCGGCTCGCGCGGGGCCTCCGCGCCTGGGTGCCGGCCTCGCACCGGGCCCGATATGACGAGATCGCCCGCATCACCGGCCGGCTGCTCGGCGCGTACGTCCGCGGCCAGATCATGCTGGCGTTCATCCTGGGCGTGCTGGCCGGCATCGGCACCTGGTTCCTGGGCGTGCCCTACGCCGCGCTCATCGGGCTGCTGGCCGGCCTGTTCGAGCTCGTGCCGATGGTGGGGCCGGTCCTCGGCGCGATCCCGGCCGTGCTGCTGGCGCTTCTCGTCTCCTGGCGGACTGCGCTGTACGTGGTCATCTATTTCATCCTGATCCAGCAGCTGGAGGGGCATGTGCTCGTGCCGCGCGTCACGGGGCACGCCGTCGGGCTGCGGCCTTCGGTCGCCATCGTGACGCTTCTGGGCGGCTTCGAGCTCGCAGGCCTGTGGGGGGCGCTGTTTGCGGTGCCGGCCGCCGGCATCCTGAGCGCGGTCGTGGGCGCCCTGTGGGGGCCCGGGGCCAGGCAACCCGGCGCGGGCGGGGCGGACGGCGCCGGGACGGCGGACGAAGCCCGCGACGCGCCGGCCCCAGCAAGCGCCCCGAACGCTGAGGGCGCTGCGCCGGGAGGCGGCGACGCGCCCGGGGAAGGGGTGACGGGACCGGCATGA